A region from the Peromyscus leucopus breed LL Stock chromosome 9, UCI_PerLeu_2.1, whole genome shotgun sequence genome encodes:
- the Anxa11 gene encoding annexin A11, translating to MSYPGYPPPAGGYPPAAPGGGPWGGAAYPPPSMPPIGLDNVANYAGQFNQDYLSGMAANMSGTFGGANVPNLYPGAPGGGYPPVPPGGFGQPPPAQQPVPPYGMYPPPGGNPPPGMPSYPAYPGAPVPGQPMPPPGQQPPGAYPGQPPMTYPGQSPMPPPGQQPVPSYPGYSGSSTVTPAVPPAQFGNRGTITDASGFDPLRDAEVLRKAMKGFGTDEQAIIDCLGSRSNKQRQQILLSFKTAYGKDLIKDLKSELSGNFEKTILALMKTPVLFDVYEIKEAIKGAGTDEACLIEILASRSNEHIREISRAYKTEFKKTLEEAIRSDTSGHFQRLLISLSQGNRDESTNVDMSLVQRDVQELYAAGENRLGTDESKFNAILCSRSRAHLVAVFNEYQRMTGRDIEKSICREMSGDLEQGMLAVVKCLKNTPAFFAERLNKAMRGAGTKDRTLIRIMVSRSEFDLLDIRAEYKRMYGKSLYHDITGDTSGDYRKILLKICGGND from the exons ATGAGCTACCCAGGCTACCCTCCACCTGCTGGTGGTTACCCTCCGGCGGCTCCAG GTGGCGGTCCCTGGGGAGGTGCCGcctaccctcctcccagcatgcCCCCCATCGGGCTGGATAACGTGGCCAACTACGCAGGGCAGTTCAACCAAGACTACCTCTCAGGCATG GCAGCCAACATGTCTGGGACGTTTGGAGGAGCCAACGTGCCAAACTTATATCCTGGAGCACCTGGGGGTGGCTATCCTCCCGTCCCCCCTGGTGGCTTTGGGCAGCCCCCTCCGGCCCAGCAGCCTGTCCCTCCCTATGGAATGTATCCACCCCCAGGGGGAAACCCACCCCCTGGGATGCCCTCATATCCAGCATACCCAGGGGCCCCTGTGCCTGGCCAGCCCATGCCACCCCCTGGGCAGCAGCCCCCAGGGGCCTATCCTGGACAGCCTCCAATGACCtatcctggacagtcaccaatgCCACCCCCTGGGCAACAGCCAGTGCCAAGTTACCCGGGATACTCAGGATCCAGTACTGTCACCCCTGCTGTGCCTCCAGCCCAG TTTGGAAACCGAGGGACCATCACAGATGCTTCTGGATTTGACCCCTTGCGAGATGCTGAGGTCCTTCGGAAGGCCATGAAGGGCTTTG gCACGGATGAACAGGCCATCATCGACTGCCTAGGGAGCCGTTCTAACAAGCAGCGGCAGCAGATCCTCCTGTCCTTCAAGACAGCCTATGGCAAG GATTTGATCAAAGACCTGAAATCAGAACTGTCAGGAAACTTTGAGAAGACTATCCTGGCCCTGATGAAGACCCCGGTCCTGTTTGATGTCTATGAGATAAAGGAAGCCATCAAG GGGGCCGGTACTGATGAGGCCTGCCTGATTGAAATCCTCGCGTCCCGAAGTAACGAACACATCAGGGAGATAAGCAGAGCCTACAAAACAG AATTCAAAAAGACTCTGGAGGAGGCCATTCGAAGTGACACATCAGGACACTTCCAACggcttctcatctctctctctcag GGAAACCGCGATGAGAGCACGAATGTGGACATGTCCCTTGTCCAGAGAGATGTCCAG GAGCTGTATGCAGCCGGGGAGAACCGCCTAGGAACAGATGAGTCCAAGTTCAACGCGATTCTGTGCTCCCGGAGCCGGGCCCATCTGGTGGCAG TTTTCAATGAGTATCAGAGGATGACAGGGCGAGACATTGAGAAGAGCATCTGCCGGGAGATGTCCGGGGACCTGGAGCAGGGCATGCTGGCTGTGG TGAAATGCCTGAAGAACACCCCCGCCTTCTTTGCTGAAAGGCTCAACAAGGCTATGCGG GGAGCAGGAACAAAAGACCGGACCCTGATTCGCATCATGGTGTCTCGCAGCGAGTTTGACCTCCTGGATATCCGAGCAGAGTATAAGCGGATGTACGGCAAGTCGCTGTACCACGACATCACG GGAGACACTTCTGGGGACTATCGGAAGATTCTACTGAAGATCTGTGGTGGTAACGACTGA